From Malaya genurostris strain Urasoe2022 chromosome 2, Malgen_1.1, whole genome shotgun sequence:
TAGTCTCAGAATATACTCGGATGATCCTAGATGATTTTGCGTATGAACCTTGTTAGATTTTTTTGGTGCTTACACTAAAATCGAATGGAATAGGAAAAACCTTTTCTTacgcaaaaaatttgaaaaaacgctgttttattttatttacgaACTCCCGACTTTGCGCCTAAATTGAGGGTCCAGTGTACTGATCTAGGTCTCAATCCTGGTCGTGGACTTCCTTTTacctttcttcttcttcttttttctaCTTCGGAGCAAATGTCAGCTCCTAATTGAGGGCCAGCTTCTTTGACTATATGCCCCCCCTTTACCTTTCATATTACTAATCTTGGAGCTAgtagttcaaaattcaaatcctACTGAAACTAGAAACGGACCTGGACTTTTCATATTACGAATGCAGTTCCAGCTCCGGATCCAGTAATACGGTAAGATctgatccagttccagaatctggATCTCCACTTGGACTTGGGCCAGTATTATGGTCAAGTTCCTActacttttttcgcaattgcaCTCGACAGAGTTAAGCACCGAAAGGTTcttttgttcgtattcacgtctttcggttatatctctgacattactcacccaccctgttttttttttgcagaatcaTGATGACTGAAGCGTACACCAGCATGGAAAAGATCATGCTTTTCTACGAGTCAGCCGATAGAACCGAACAGAGAGCACACTTTCCTTTCAATTTTGCCATGATAACAGAATTGAATGCAGAATCGACGGCACATGATTTCAAGTACGTCATCGATCGTTTTCTGGAAAATATTCCTCGAGGAAAAGTCACGAATTGGGTTGTAAGTAAATAAACATTCAATGATTCAAATAGACCAAGTCTCAATCGATATTCTCGTAGCTTGGGAACCACGATCAGCCGCGTGTGGGCAGTCGCTACGGACCGGAACGCATCGACGGGATGCTGCTGATGCTGTTGACTTTACCTGGTGTGGCAGTAACGTACAATGGAGAGGAAATCGGAATGCTAGACTTTCGGGATATGTCGTTCGAAGACAGCCGAGATCCTCAGGGATGCAACGTGGGTAGTGAAGAGTATAAATGGAAATCCAGAGACCCTCAGCGAACCCCTTTCCAATGGGATGACGGCTACAATGCCGGGTTCTCTAATGCCACTAAGACTTGGCTCCCGGTGTATCCTTACTATCGACAGATCAATCTACGCAAACAATTGGAAGCAGACTATAGTACTTACAAATTTTACGTGGATGCAGTGAAACTGCGCAAAGAGCGAATCTTCACCCATGGCCGTTTTAAATCGCGTGCTTTAACCGAAAATGTTTTCGGTTTTGTCCGATATATCGATCACGATGGAGACGACCTATATTCCATTGTTGTTATAAATTTGTCCGACGATGTTTCCTCGGTCAACATCCTGGATTTGTATCCGGTCAGTAATCAAACAGTTGTCAAACTTGCCGGTACCAACTCACGTTACCTAGTCGGCCAACAGATCGATCCCTTGAATCTTTCGTTGGGACCGTACGAATCCCTAGTTATTGCAGAATCCGCAGGCGCCAGTTACCGTTTGTCACTCGCAATCATCGTCCTCTCGATAAGCAAATACTTATTTTCGAAAATAGCAACGTTTTAAACTTCAATAGCAAATTATTCCAATGATATTTCGCGCAAAAAGTACATCCATTTGTCTTCAGCTCCGAAATGAAAAGCAAGAAACAAAGAAAAGATATCAGCACTGAATAAATAATCGGAcctgaataaaattgaaaatgaacacTTAACCTTTCTCCATCCCGGTGTACAATCCATTGCATTATTTAGCAGTCGAATTGATCCATCAACACTTCAGGAGATTTTTCAGCTAGCCAATGCATTTTTCAGCAACTCCATAATTAGTTCCATCTCGGAATTTGATGAGAAATACTTTATTACCCACCTGATGCTAATACCGGATTGTGTCGCGGTTTTCGAATTTTCTACTTTGGTTTACACAAAATCATACCAGTCAAACTGTCGGGCATTCCTT
This genomic window contains:
- the LOC131430371 gene encoding maltase 2-like yields the protein MKTLPLFVLSFLLEGFVSAQERVEKDWWETALFYQIYPRSFYDTNGDGVGDIRGVTAKLQYLNETGIDAAWLSPVFKSPQRDFGYDVSDFLEVDELFGTNDDLEELFREAGKLGIRIVLDFVPNHSSSEHWWFQQSELGVEPYKDYYVWHPGKPVEGQLKPDVPNNWNSVFYGSAWEWSDIRKEYYLHQFEVSQPDLNYRNEAVIAEFDEILRFWIAKGASGFRVDAINHMFEDELFRDEPVVDPSDPLSYGYTNHQYTNSLMETYDVVGHWRRVIDNFTQENNRETIIMMTEAYTSMEKIMLFYESADRTEQRAHFPFNFAMITELNAESTAHDFKYVIDRFLENIPRGKVTNWVLGNHDQPRVGSRYGPERIDGMLLMLLTLPGVAVTYNGEEIGMLDFRDMSFEDSRDPQGCNVGSEEYKWKSRDPQRTPFQWDDGYNAGFSNATKTWLPVYPYYRQINLRKQLEADYSTYKFYVDAVKLRKERIFTHGRFKSRALTENVFGFVRYIDHDGDDLYSIVVINLSDDVSSVNILDLYPVSNQTVVKLAGTNSRYLVGQQIDPLNLSLGPYESLVIAESAGASYRLSLAIIVLSISKYLFSKIATF